A DNA window from Eptesicus fuscus isolate TK198812 chromosome 8, DD_ASM_mEF_20220401, whole genome shotgun sequence contains the following coding sequences:
- the BRF2 gene encoding transcription factor IIIB 50 kDa subunit, with amino-acid sequence MPGGGRCPDCGSTELVEDAHYSQSQLVCSDCGCVVTEGVLTTTFSDEGNLREVAYSRSTGENEQVSRSQQRGLRRVRDLCRVLQLPSTFEDTAVAYYQKAYQHPGIRAARLQKKEVLVGCCVLITCRQHNWPLTMGTICTLLYADLDMFSGTYMQIVKLLGLDVPSLCLADLVKTYCSSFKLFQASPSVPAKYMEDKEKMLSRTLQLVELADETWLVTGRHPLPVITAAAFLAWQSLQPSARLTCSLARFCKLANVDLPYPASSRLQELLAVLLRMAEQLAWLQVLKLDKRSVVKHISDLLQHRHTLIRKAFREGTLEVEAPEKELQGWGQGQGQGQGKEEVGNSSSDLPEGKRPASPALLLPPCMLKPPKRVCPTPPASTVTGDEDISDSELEQYLRTPQEVRDFQRAQAAKRAATSSPNPP; translated from the exons ATGCCGGGCGGAGGCCGCTGCCCCGACTGCGGCTCCACTGAGCTGGTGGAAGACGCGCATTATTCGCAGAGCCAGCTGGTGTGCTCTGACTGCGGCTGTGTGGTCACCGAGGGAGTTCTCACTACCACCTTCAGCGACGAGGGCAACCTCCGAG aagTAGCATATTCCCGAAGCACAGGGGAAAATGAACAAGTTAGTCGCAGTCAGCAACGAG GTCTCCGCCGAGTGAGAGATCTCTGTCGAGTTCTGCAGTTGCCATCAACATTTGAGGACACAGCAGTTGCCTACTACCAAAAGGCATACCAGCACCCTGGCATTCGTGCTGCCAGGCTACAAAAGAAGGAGGTGTTGGTTGGGTGCTGTGTCTTAATCACCTGTAGGCAGCATAACTGGCCCCTGACCATGGGGACCATCTGCACCCTGTTGTATGCAGATTTGGATATGTTTTCTGGCACCTACATGCAGATAGTGAAGCTCCTGGGGCTGGATGTGCCATCTCTGTGCTTGGCAGACCTGGTGAAGACCTACTGTAGCAG CTTCAAACTTTTCCAAGCCTCCCCATCGGTGCCAGCCAAATACATGGAAGACAAAGAGAAGATGCTGTCACGAACACTGCAGTTGGTGGAGCTGGCGGATGAGACGTGGCTGGTGACCGGGCGGCATCCCTTGCCTGTCATCACTGCTGCTGCTTTCCTGGCTTGGCAGTCGCTGCAGCCCTCAGCTCGTCTGACATGCTCCCTGGCCCGATTTTGTAAATTGGCAAATGTGGACCTGCCCTACCCCGCTTCCTCCCGACTACAGGAACTGCTGGCTGTGCTGCTGCGGATGGCCGAGCAGCTGGCCTGGCTGCAGGTTCTGAAACTTGACAAACGGTCTGTGGTGAAGCACATCAGTGATCTGCTGCAGCACCGCCACACTTTGATCCGCAAAGCCTTTCGAGAAGGGACGTTAGAGGTGGAGGCCCCGGAGAAGGAGCTgcagggatggggacagggacAAGGACAAGGACAGGGAAAAGAGGAAGTGGGGAATAGCTCCTCTGATTTACCTGAGGGTAAGCGGCCAGCTAGTcctgcccttctcctcccaccctgcATGTTGAAGCCCCCAAAGCGGGTCTGCCCCACTCCCCCTGCCTCCACGGTCACCGGAGATGAGGACATCTCTGATAGTGAACTAGAGCAGTATTTGCGTACCCCTCAGGAAGTGAGGGACTTTCAGAGAGCCCAAGCTGCTAAACGAGCTGCCACAAGTAGTCCTAACCCCCCATGA